One stretch of Zingiber officinale cultivar Zhangliang chromosome 6B, Zo_v1.1, whole genome shotgun sequence DNA includes these proteins:
- the LOC121991056 gene encoding anthranilate O-methyltransferase 3-like — MCRQLLHFYWEPEDPKEDPDESEEDSEDPEESEHDLEECVEDPIENLEAILPEITPNEFRLKGIILTTILVIINMIRGAGETSYATNSRLQEKAIYRTKPVSTNAIEEVYKKLLPEHMVIVDLGCSSGPNTFIVVSQVLNIIIELRRMMEMNKPLDVQFLLNDLLGNDFNYVFQSLHKFKKKVEEETKGELLVPYYVVGVPRSFYGRLFPRASVHFFYSSYSLMWLSQVPKELENEQDPFDDSQDHSFNFALPNYTKSAKNVADCIRAVLEPLIVHQFGDVILDDLFTRYTHNVSKHLIKEKSNHTILVFALKKCI, encoded by the exons atgtgcagacaatTACTTCATTTTTATTGGGAACCTGAAGATCCAAAggaggatccagatgaatctgaagaggattcagaagatcctgAAGAATCAGAACATGATCTCGAAGAGTGTGTGGAGGATCCAATAGAGAATCTTGAAGCTATCCTGCctgagattaccccaaatgaATTCAGGCTGAAAGGGATAATATTGACCACTATACTAGT aataatcAACATGATCAGGGGCGCCGGTGAAACTAGTTACGCCACCAACTCAAGGCTCCAA GAGAAAGCGATCTATCGAACGAAGCCCGTATCGACGAACGCCATCGAAGAAGTGTATAAGAAGTTGCTCCCTGAGCATATGGTCATTGTCGATCTCGGTTGCTCTTCTGGTCCCAACACCTTCATTGTGGTCTCTCAG GTACTCAACATCATTATTGAACTCCGTCGTATGATGGAGATGAATAAGCCGTTGGATGTGCAATTCTTGTTGAACGACCTCCTAGGGAATGACTTCAACTATGTCTTCCAATCACTACATAAGTTCAAGAAAAAAGTGGAGGAGGAGACTAAGGGAGAGTTGCTGGTGCCGTATTATGTGGTCGGAGTGCCAAGATCATTCTATGGAAGGCTTTTTCCTCGTGCGAGTGTCCATTTCTTTTATTCTTCCTACTCTCTAATGTGGCTCTCGCAA GTACCTAAAGAACTAGAAAATGAGCAAG ACCCATTTGATGATTCACAAGATCATTCTTTTAATTTTGCTCTACCAAACTACACAAAAAGTGCAAAAAATGTGGCGGATTGTATTCGTGCAGTGTTAGAACCGTTGATTGTGCATCAGTTCGGGGATGTCATACTTGATGATTTATTCACACGATACACACATAATGTTTCTAAGCACCTTATCAAGGAGAAATCCAACCATACCATTTTAGTCTTTGCCTTGAAAAAATGTATTtga
- the LOC121990240 gene encoding anthranilate O-methyltransferase 2-like — protein MGFKVEQVLHMVRGAGETSYATNSRLQEKAIYRTKPILANAIEEVYKELVPEHMVIVDLGCSSGPNTFIVVSQVLNIIVELRRMMEMKKPLEVQFFLNDLPGNDFNYVFQSLHKFKKKVEEETKGELLVPYYVVGVPGSFYGRLFPRASVHFFHSSYSLMWLSQVPKELENEQGVPLNKGNIYWTETTPQVEKAYREQYQKDFLTFLRSRYTELNIGGGMVLTFLGRRKRTPGHGDLCHLYGLLAEALNSMVLEGILLEEKVDTFNLPLYGPFLEDVKSMIHHEGLFNLDRVEIFESSWDPFDDDSQDHSFNFALPNYTKSAKNVADCIRAVLEPLIVHQFGDVILDDLFTRYTHNVSKHLIKEKANHTILVFALKKCI, from the exons atggGTTTCAAGGTGGAGCAAGTTCTTCACATGGTCAGGGGCGCCGGCGAAACTAGTTACGCCACCAACTCAAGGCTCCAA GAGAAAGCGATCTATCGAACGAAGCCCATATTGGCGAACGCCATCGAAGAAGTGTATAAGGAGTTGGTCCCTGAGCATATGGTCATTGTCGATCTCGGTTGCTCTTCTGGTCCCAACACCTTCATTGTGGTCTCTCAG GTACTCAACATCATTGTTGAACTCCGTCGTATGATGGAGATGAAGAAGCCGTTGGAGGTGCAATTCTTTCTGAACGACCTCCCAGGGAATGACTTCAACTATGTCTTCCAATCCCTACATAAGTTCAAGAAGAAAGTGGAGGAGGAGACTAAGGGGGAGTTGCTAGTGCCGTATTATGTGGTCGGAGTGCCAGGATCATTCTATGGAAGGCTTTTTCCTCGTGCGAGTGTCCATTTCTTTCATTCTTCCTACTCTCTAATGTGGCTCTCGCAA GTACCCAAAGAACTAGAAAATGAGCAAGGTGTTCCATTGAATAAAGGAAATATCTATTGGACAGAGACGACGCCACAAGTAGAAAAAGCATACAGAGAGCAATATCAAAAAGATTTTTTGACATTCCTTAGGTCACGATATACGGAATTGAACATTGGAGGTGGGATGGTGCTGACGTTtctaggaagaagaaagagaactCCTGGGCACGGTGACTTATGTCATCTTTATGGACTACTTGCTGAAGCTCTTAATTCCATGGTCTTAGAG GGAATCTTACTAGAAGAAAAGGTTGACACTTTTAATTTGCCACTTTATGGACCTTTTCTTGAAGATGTGAAATCAATGATACATCACGAAGGGTTGTTCAATTTGGATCGAGTAGAGATCTTTGAATCAAGTTGGGACCCATTTGATGATGATTCACAAGATCATTCTTTTAATTTTGCTCTACCAAACTACACAAAAAGTGCAAAAAATGTGGCGGATTGTATTCGTGCAGTGTTAGAACCGTTGATTGTGCATCAGTTCGGGGATGTCATACTTGATGATTTATTCACACGATACACACATAATGTTTCTAAGCACCTTATCAAGGAGAAAGCCAACCACACCATTTTAGTCTTTGCCTTGAAAAAATGTATTTGA